Below is a genomic region from Bacilli bacterium.
CAATCAGATTATCGAAATCGAAAAACAGTAAGTTTACCGCGCAAATTTTTGAGCTGCAGGCACCGTCTGCCATGAAGATGGCAGGCGGTGTTTACGGTTTATGAAGCGGGAAAAGCGAGGACGAATCATGCGGCAGAAAGAAAAAATGAGATTTATATTGGATCATTTGGCGGAAATGTTTCCGGATGCGCATTGTGAATTGCACCATACAAATCCGTTTGAACTGACGATTGCCGTGCTGTTGTCGGCGCAATGCACCGATGAAACGGTCAATAAGGTTACCCCGCGGCTTTTTGCCAAATATAAAAAACCGGAAGATTATTTGGCGGTGCCGTTAACGGAACTCGAGCAGGATATCCGCCGGATCGGTTTATACCGGAACAAAGCGAAAAACATTCAACGATTATGCCATATGCTGTTGGACAAGTACGGCGGCGAAATTCCCAGGCAGCGCGAACAACTGATGGAACTTCCCGGCGTTGGAAGGAAAACGGCCAACGTTGTCCTGGCCAACGCGTTTGGCGTCCCGACAATCGCCGTTGACACGCATGTGGAGCGGGTAACCAAGCGGTTGGGGCTTGTTCCGGCCGACGCACCCGTGCTGGCGGTGGAACAGAAGCTTTTGTCCGTCGTGCCGGAAAATGAATGGATTACGACGCATCATCGTCTCATCTTTTTTGGCCGCTACCATTGCAAGGCGGTGAACCCGCAATGCGCGAGTTGCCCGCTCATCGCCATTTGCCCGGAAGGGAAACGCAGAATGAAAACCGCGGCGAAAAGGAAATCTAAGTAAAACAACCCTGCGCGGGGCCGACAACGAATAAGAAAAGGATGAGCCGGCATGAAATGCATCGCGGTCTACACGGATGATTTTGCGTCGTTTTCCGACATTTTCGAGAAAGTGTTAAGCACGCCGCTAGCCGACAACGAAGAGCAAACCATCGACGGAATCGCCGTCAGCGACTCCGGGGAAGTGCCCACCCATTATATTGATCGCATGAGGAACAAACATGATGTTGCGGTAATGAAGGAAAAAGATCGCAATATCACCATTCTGCAACATGGCCGTTTGTTTGAAATTTTGTTGCCGAATGAGGAAAATATGGTACACTAGTTGGGGCAACAGATCGCTTCAACATGGAAATCCGGGCGTCTTGCCCGGGTTATTTTTTTGCGAAAAATCAGGGAGAAGAGCATCTATGAAGGTAACTACATTACGTGAACTTGCCACTTCCATGCAGATGCGGGGCGATTTTTCCAACGCTTCGCAAATGTTTCGGCTGGCGGACAAACTGGAAAAGTCGCAGCTTTCAATTTCGTTTTGCGGGCATTTTTCCGCCGGTAAATCAACGCTGATTAATCGTTTGTGCGGCGCGGATTTATTGCCGTCCGGACCGATACCGACCAGCGCCAATGTCGTATGGATCATGAACGGCGCAACAGGCGCGGTCATTTATCGCAAACACGAATGCGCGGATGAAGGAAAGCGGCAAAATGGCGAAAGCATTTCGCTTGACCAATTGGCGGAAAGCTGCAAAAACGGCGAGACGATCGAATCGATTGAAATCAAAAGCCCGATTCCCTGGCTGGGCGAGCATGCGGCATTGATGGACACGCCCGGCATCGATTCGACGGACGAACGGCATTTGCGGGCCACGCTGGCAACGCTGTCGCTTACCGATTGCATTTTTTATGTGATGGATTATAACCATGTGCAATCCGATACGAATTTTATATTTATCAAACA
It encodes:
- the nth gene encoding endonuclease III, with the translated sequence MRQKEKMRFILDHLAEMFPDAHCELHHTNPFELTIAVLLSAQCTDETVNKVTPRLFAKYKKPEDYLAVPLTELEQDIRRIGLYRNKAKNIQRLCHMLLDKYGGEIPRQREQLMELPGVGRKTANVVLANAFGVPTIAVDTHVERVTKRLGLVPADAPVLAVEQKLLSVVPENEWITTHHRLIFFGRYHCKAVNPQCASCPLIAICPEGKRRMKTAAKRKSK
- a CDS encoding NAD/NADP transhydrogenase alpha subunit; this encodes MKCIAVYTDDFASFSDIFEKVLSTPLADNEEQTIDGIAVSDSGEVPTHYIDRMRNKHDVAVMKEKDRNITILQHGRLFEILLPNEENMVH